In the Vitis vinifera cultivar Pinot Noir 40024 chromosome 2, ASM3070453v1 genome, one interval contains:
- the LOC104881938 gene encoding uncharacterized protein LOC104881938, giving the protein MEEQDDAQGPSGEAASGNLTILTTILVSNGHSPVQVVVSNGDQLPPQTPHLSHDQCRVCYGDMEGDLIDLGCQCRGGLAKAHRTCIDVWFHTRDSNICEICQEVAANVPPPESQTGTNYQALGALDIAQEIEGEASFEPVCLALAIFLLCILSDVLIPIFLDASSLFVNITTVVINILGFGTAFWLLESLDRF; this is encoded by the exons ATGGAGGAACAGGATGATGCCCAAGGGCCATCGGGTGAGGCTGCTTCTGGGAATCTCACCATCCTCACCACCATCCTTGTTTCCAATGGCCACTCCCCCGTTCAGGTTGTTGTTTCCAATGGGGACCAACTCCCTCCCCAGACACCTCACCTCTCTCACGACCAATGCAG AGTTTGTTATGGGGACATGGAAGGAGATCTGATAGATCTTGGATGTCAATGCAGAGGTGGGCTTGCAAAAGCTCACCGAACATGTATAGATGTTTGGTTTCATACAAGAGATTCAAACATATGCGAGATATGCCA AGAAGTAGCCGCAAATGTGCCACCTCCGGAGTCCCAGACGGGC ACAAATTACCAAGCCCTTGGAGCGTTAGATATTGCACAGGAAATAGAAGGGGAAGCGTCTTTTGAACCAGTTTGCTTGGCTTTGGCGATCTTCCTTCTTTGTATCCTGTCGGATGTGCTGATACCAATCTTTCTAGATGCCTCTTCGCTGTTTGTCAACATCACAACTG TTGTTATCAATATACTTGGATTTGGAACTGCATTTTGGCTTCTGGAGTCGCTCGACAGATTTTAG
- the LOC104881939 gene encoding uncharacterized protein LOC104881939, whose protein sequence is MGSQVLVFFLISTVVGTLAANHSATPIPAAIPGTTPTSTPTSAVNHIATPTPANPAASPTLATPTSTMHLVATATATATPTPTQTPARDPATPTPRPTNDSAIPSFIASGLLGIIVGSFVLVCTVCSCFGCWIYHRIKERERVHAV, encoded by the coding sequence atGGGAAGCCAggttttagttttctttctcatttcaacGGTTGTTGGAACTCTGGCGGCTAATCACAGTGCCACTCCAATTCCGGCTGCTATTCCGGGTACCACTCCAACTTCAACTCCAACTTCGGCTGTTAATCACATTGCCACTCCAACTCCTGCTAATCCCGCTGCCTCTCCAACTCTTGCCACTCCAACTTCAACCATGCATCTTGTTGCAACTGCAACTGCAACTGCAACTCCAACTCCAACTCAGACTCCGGCTAGGGATCCTGCAACTCCAACTCCAAGGCCAACTAATGATTCGGCAATTCCGTCCTTTATAGCTAGTGGATTGCTGGGAATCATCGTGGGTTCTTTTGTGCTGGTCTGTACCGTTTGTAGCTGTTTTGGGTGCTGGATATACCATCGgataaaagaaagagagagagttcATGCTGTTTAG